A portion of the Nomia melanderi isolate GNS246 chromosome 2, iyNomMela1, whole genome shotgun sequence genome contains these proteins:
- the LOC116426927 gene encoding hydroxylysine kinase isoform X1 — METNDGVLTPGQRIRPPGSEQIVLALLDKLYKLKAIKITELNAYDDRNYHVICEDLHENPHMTTISKNGYVLKIVNSLDSRKCRVIDAQNEILIFLNQRHINCPLPVKNVKGEYYSLETLTVQGYENSYAVRLLVYLPGVMLNRMSITSELLRNVGRFTSKLDTVLKGFSHSAYDNHKTLWMLTSVPDLRRFIYAVSNDYERDLAHQVIHAFEEDVLRVMPKLEQGIIHGDLNEQNIVVNSNGTEVTAVIDFGDTHRTCLIFELAITLCYMMLQAGDLAMGKYVIEGYQDIRKLTNLEKKILKVTVCARICQSLVMGAYSYLNDPQNDYLLVTQKSGWVLLKNLWPISQEEVLQRWGLTD; from the coding sequence ATGGAGACCAATGATGGAGTCCTAACGCCAGGGCAGCGGATACGGCCGCCTGGTAGCGAACAGATAGTTTTAGCTCTCTTAGATAAGCTCTACAAGCTGAAGGCGATAAAAATAACTGAATTAAACGCGTACGATGACAGAAACTATCACGTGATTTGCGAGGACCTGCACGAAAATCCTCACATGACTACCATCAGCAAGAATGGTTATGTATTGAAGATCGTGAACTCTCTGGACTCGCGTAAATGTCGTGTGATAGATGCTCAGAATGAAATCTTGATCTTCCTGAATCAACGACACATCAATTGTCCCCTGCCAGTGAAGAATGTGAAGGGAGAGTATTACTCTTTAGAAACGTTGACCGTGCAGGGTTACGAGAACAGCTACGCGGTTAGACTTCTAGTTTATCTTCCAGGTGTGATGTTGAATCGCATGTCAATCACCAGTGAACTGCTTCGAAACGTCGGTCGGTTCACCAGTAAATTGGACACCGTGCTCAAGGGATTCTCGCACTCGGCGTATGACAATCATAAGACCTTGTGGATGTTGACCTCGGTGCCTGACCTGCGCCGGTTCATCTACGCGGTGAGCAATGATTACGAAAGGGATCTAGCTCATCAGGTGATCCATGCTTTCGAGGAGGACGTTCTTCGAGTGATGCCGAAGCTCGAGCAAGGGATCATCCACGGTGACCTGAACGAGCAGAACATCGTAGTGAACTCGAACGGGACGGAAGTAACGGCGGTGATCGATTTTGGTGATACCCATCGGACTTGCCTAATTTTTGAGCTCGCCATTACTCTTTGTTACATGATGCTGCAGGCTGGAGACTTAGCGATGGGAAAGTACGTCATCGAAGGGTATCAAGATATCAGGAAACTGACGAATCTGGAGAAGAAGATTTTAAAGGTCACCGTCTGCGCGAGGATATGTCAGAGCTTGGTCATGGGCGCTTATTCCTATCTCAATGATCCGCAAAACGATTATTTGCTTGTCACACAGAAATCTGGGTGGGTTTTGTTGAAGAACCTTTGGCCAATTAGTCAAGAGGAAGTGCTTCAGAGATGGGGTTTGACGGATTAA
- the LOC116426927 gene encoding hydroxylysine kinase isoform X2 — protein sequence METNDGVLTPGQRIRPPGSEQIVLALLDKLYKLKAIKITELNAYDDRNYHVICEDLHENPHMTTISKNGYVLKIVNSLDSRKCRVIDAQNEILIFLNQRHINCPLPVKNVKGEYYSLETLTVQGYENSYAVRLLVYLPGVMLNRMSITSELLRNVGRFTSKLDTVLKGFSHSAYDNHKTLWMLTSVPDLRRFIYAVSNDYERDLAHQVIHAFEEDVLRVMPKLEQGIIHGDLNEQNIVVNSNGTEVTAAGDLAMGKYVIEGYQDIRKLTNLEKKILKVTVCARICQSLVMGAYSYLNDPQNDYLLVTQKSGWVLLKNLWPISQEEVLQRWGLTD from the exons ATGGAGACCAATGATGGAGTCCTAACGCCAGGGCAGCGGATACGGCCGCCTGGTAGCGAACAGATAGTTTTAGCTCTCTTAGATAAGCTCTACAAGCTGAAGGCGATAAAAATAACTGAATTAAACGCGTACGATGACAGAAACTATCACGTGATTTGCGAGGACCTGCACGAAAATCCTCACATGACTACCATCAGCAAGAATGGTTATGTATTGAAGATCGTGAACTCTCTGGACTCGCGTAAATGTCGTGTGATAGATGCTCAGAATGAAATCTTGATCTTCCTGAATCAACGACACATCAATTGTCCCCTGCCAGTGAAGAATGTGAAGGGAGAGTATTACTCTTTAGAAACGTTGACCGTGCAGGGTTACGAGAACAGCTACGCGGTTAGACTTCTAGTTTATCTTCCAGGTGTGATGTTGAATCGCATGTCAATCACCAGTGAACTGCTTCGAAACGTCGGTCGGTTCACCAGTAAATTGGACACCGTGCTCAAGGGATTCTCGCACTCGGCGTATGACAATCATAAGACCTTGTGGATGTTGACCTCGGTGCCTGACCTGCGCCGGTTCATCTACGCGGTGAGCAATGATTACGAAAGGGATCTAGCTCATCAGGTGATCCATGCTTTCGAGGAGGACGTTCTTCGAGTGATGCCGAAGCTCGAGCAAGGGATCATCCACGGTGACCTGAACGAGCAGAACATCGTAGTGAACTCGAACGGGACGGAAGTAACGGCG GCTGGAGACTTAGCGATGGGAAAGTACGTCATCGAAGGGTATCAAGATATCAGGAAACTGACGAATCTGGAGAAGAAGATTTTAAAGGTCACCGTCTGCGCGAGGATATGTCAGAGCTTGGTCATGGGCGCTTATTCCTATCTCAATGATCCGCAAAACGATTATTTGCTTGTCACACAGAAATCTGGGTGGGTTTTGTTGAAGAACCTTTGGCCAATTAGTCAAGAGGAAGTGCTTCAGAGATGGGGTTTGACGGATTAA
- the spel1 gene encoding DNA mismatch repair protein spel1 isoform X3 — protein sequence MAVQPNQQFQMDPATQQSFIRFFKNLPEKLNTTIRFFNRSDYYTLHGSDALFAAQEIFKTTSVCKMIGSDPYKTEGVILNKNHFEAFIRDLLLVKQYRVEIYVNQGSAKNQNWVLEHKGSPGNLIQFEDVLFGNNDVAVTVRVIAVKVGMDGKSRMIGLSCVDTTATLFSVCEFQENESFSNLESLVVTLAPKECLLIQGEGSYEFQTLKQVMERNNVMVTVRKKNEFSSESIVQDLNTLIKFKHGQQQNVQSLPEINLNLAMSATSALIKYLDLTSDEGNLNQFSIDQIEHSRYLKLDGAAVKALNIEPRADTASALNGNAPTSILTLLDKCRTPQGHRLLAQWIRQPLKDLSLIKERHDIVEALVNDNELRSGLSDDHLRRIPDLQILSKKLSRKKATLQDCYKIYNSVSDLPRLVEKLSSVNTVALKTMFTDSLTELINDMDKYQQMAEQTIDLEAAEKGDFLVRPEFDDELKELKSTMDEIEEKIKAQLGKVAADLSIEAGKTVKLESNQQLGYYFRVTLKEEKVLRNKKQYTILDSNKGGVRFRSNKLIDLNDDYIACRDKYTAEQKKVVAEIMEIAAGYSGPIKMIGNVLASLDVLTAFASAAVSANRPYVRPDMLPSETGELNLVQVRHPCLEVQEGVDYIANDVNFKRGEYHFCIITGPNMGGKSTYIRSVGVAALMAHIGSFVPCDEAKISLLDCILARVGADDSQLKGLSTFMMEMIETAAILKEEVHQLTKVVV from the exons atggCTGTACAACCAAATCAGCAATTTCAAATGG ATCCAGCTACTcaacaaagttttattagatttttcaaaaatctaCCTGAG aaaCTTAATACCACTATACGATTTTTCAATAGATCGgattattatacattacacGGTAGCGATGCTCTCTTTGCTGctcaagaaatttttaaaactacATCAGTTTGTAAAATGATAGGCTCAG ATCCATACAAAACCGAAggagttattttaaataaaaatcactttGAAGCTTTCATCCGTGATTTGTTATTAGTTAAACAATACAGAGTAGAAATCTATGTCAATCAAGGATCAGCAAAAAATCAGAACTGGGTATTAGAACATAAAGGCTCTCCTGGTAATTTAATTCAGTTTGAGGATGTACTATTTGGTAACAACGATGTAGCTGTAACAGTACGTGTCATAGCAGTGAAAGTAGGAATGGATGGGAAATCCAGA atgATTGGTTTAAGCTGTGTAGATACTACTGCaactttattttctgtttgtgAATTTCAAGAAAACGAATCATTTTCTAATCTGGAATCTCTAGTTGTTACACTTGCCCCtaaagaatgtttattaattcaaGGAGAAGGTAGTTATGAATTTCAAACTTTGAAACAG GTGATGGAACGAAACAATGTAATGGTTActgtaagaaaaaaaaatgagttTTCCAGTGAATCAATCGTACAagatttaaatactttaatcaAATTCAAACACGGTCAACAGCAAAATGTGCAGTCCTTGcctgaaataaatttaaatcttgCCATGTCAGCTACTTCTGCTCTTATTAAGTATTTGGAT ttaacATCAGACGAAGGGAACTTGAATCAATTTAGTATAGATCAAATAGAACACTCGCGGTATTTAAAATTAGATGGAGCTGCTGTAAAAGCACTTAACATTGAACCACGTGCCGATACTGCTTCTGCATTGAATGGAAATGCACCTACGAGTATTTTAACACTTTTAGATAAATGTAGAACACCACAAGGTCATAGGCTTCTGGCACAATGGATCAGACAGCCTCTGAAAGATTTATCTCTCATTAAAGAGAGACATGACATAGTTGAAGCATTGGTAAATGACAACGAATTGCGATCTGGACTTAGTGATGATCATTTAAGACGTATACCAGATTTACAGAtactttcaaaaaaattatCCAGAAAGAAAGCAACTTTACAAGATTGTTACaa AATTTATAATAGTGTATCAGATCTACCAAGATTAGTAGAAAAATTATCTAGTGTAAATACAGTAGCTTTAAAAACTATGTTTACCGATTCATTAACAGAACTTATTAATGATATGGATAAGTATCAACAGATGGCTGAACAGACAATTGATTTGGAAGCTGCTGAGAAAGGAGACTTTTTAGTGCGACCAGAGTTTGATGATGAATTAAAAG AATTAAAAAGTACTATGgatgaaatagaagaaaaaattaaagcaCAATTAGGTAAAGTTGCTGCAGATCTCTCAATTGAAGCTGGGAAAACGGTAAAATTGGAATCCAATCAGCAACTTGGCTACTATTTTCGTGTAAcattgaaagaagaaaaggtATTAAGGAATAAAAAACAGTACACTATTTTGGATTCAAATAAAGGTGGTGTACGATTTCGAAGCAATAAACTCATTGATTTAAACGACGATTACATTGCATGCAGAGACAAGTATACGGCAGAACAGAAAAAAGTTGTAGCAGAAATAATGGAGATTGCAG CTGGCTACAGTGGACCTATAAAAATGATTGGAAATGTGTTGGCTTCCCTCGATGTACTTACTGCTTTTGCTTCTGCTGCTGTAAGTGCAAATAGACCTTATGTCCGCCCCGATATGCTACCTAGTGAAACGGGTGAATTAAATCTTGTCCAAGTTCGACATCCGTGCTTAGAAGTTCAAGAAGGGGTAGATTATATAGCTAAtgatgttaattttaaaagag gAGAATACCATTTCTGTATAATAACTGGTCCTAATATGGGAGGTAAAAGCACATACATAAGATCTGTTGGTGTCGCCGCGCTAATGGCACATATTGGAAGTTTTGTTCCCTGTGACGAAGCAAAAATATCATTACTGGATTGTATATTAGCCCGTGTAGGTGCTGATGATTCACAATTAAAAGGACTTTCCACATTCATGATGGAAATGATCGAAACTGCTGCTATACTAAAG GAAGAGGTACATCAACTTACGAAGGTTGTGGTATAG
- the spel1 gene encoding DNA mismatch repair protein spel1 isoform X1, which translates to MAVQPNQQFQMDPATQQSFIRFFKNLPEKLNTTIRFFNRSDYYTLHGSDALFAAQEIFKTTSVCKMIGSDPYKTEGVILNKNHFEAFIRDLLLVKQYRVEIYVNQGSAKNQNWVLEHKGSPGNLIQFEDVLFGNNDVAVTVRVIAVKVGMDGKSRMIGLSCVDTTATLFSVCEFQENESFSNLESLVVTLAPKECLLIQGEGSYEFQTLKQVMERNNVMVTVRKKNEFSSESIVQDLNTLIKFKHGQQQNVQSLPEINLNLAMSATSALIKYLDLTSDEGNLNQFSIDQIEHSRYLKLDGAAVKALNIEPRADTASALNGNAPTSILTLLDKCRTPQGHRLLAQWIRQPLKDLSLIKERHDIVEALVNDNELRSGLSDDHLRRIPDLQILSKKLSRKKATLQDCYKIYNSVSDLPRLVEKLSSVNTVALKTMFTDSLTELINDMDKYQQMAEQTIDLEAAEKGDFLVRPEFDDELKELKSTMDEIEEKIKAQLGKVAADLSIEAGKTVKLESNQQLGYYFRVTLKEEKVLRNKKQYTILDSNKGGVRFRSNKLIDLNDDYIACRDKYTAEQKKVVAEIMEIAAGYSGPIKMIGNVLASLDVLTAFASAAVSANRPYVRPDMLPSETGELNLVQVRHPCLEVQEGVDYIANDVNFKRGEYHFCIITGPNMGGKSTYIRSVGVAALMAHIGSFVPCDEAKISLLDCILARVGADDSQLKGLSTFMMEMIETAAILKTATSNSLVLIDELGRGTSTYEGCGIAWSIAEYLAKSIKCYCLFATHFHEITKLEDEITAVKNQHVTALVDNNKLTLLYKIKPGVCDQSFGIHVAKMANFPPEIIEFAKQKQTELEDYQGSVFEGSDNPQEKQKIIKEAEELIKGFINKCRTLDKTLSDEELKNKISTYKEEVLSHKNPYIDALLVAS; encoded by the exons atggCTGTACAACCAAATCAGCAATTTCAAATGG ATCCAGCTACTcaacaaagttttattagatttttcaaaaatctaCCTGAG aaaCTTAATACCACTATACGATTTTTCAATAGATCGgattattatacattacacGGTAGCGATGCTCTCTTTGCTGctcaagaaatttttaaaactacATCAGTTTGTAAAATGATAGGCTCAG ATCCATACAAAACCGAAggagttattttaaataaaaatcactttGAAGCTTTCATCCGTGATTTGTTATTAGTTAAACAATACAGAGTAGAAATCTATGTCAATCAAGGATCAGCAAAAAATCAGAACTGGGTATTAGAACATAAAGGCTCTCCTGGTAATTTAATTCAGTTTGAGGATGTACTATTTGGTAACAACGATGTAGCTGTAACAGTACGTGTCATAGCAGTGAAAGTAGGAATGGATGGGAAATCCAGA atgATTGGTTTAAGCTGTGTAGATACTACTGCaactttattttctgtttgtgAATTTCAAGAAAACGAATCATTTTCTAATCTGGAATCTCTAGTTGTTACACTTGCCCCtaaagaatgtttattaattcaaGGAGAAGGTAGTTATGAATTTCAAACTTTGAAACAG GTGATGGAACGAAACAATGTAATGGTTActgtaagaaaaaaaaatgagttTTCCAGTGAATCAATCGTACAagatttaaatactttaatcaAATTCAAACACGGTCAACAGCAAAATGTGCAGTCCTTGcctgaaataaatttaaatcttgCCATGTCAGCTACTTCTGCTCTTATTAAGTATTTGGAT ttaacATCAGACGAAGGGAACTTGAATCAATTTAGTATAGATCAAATAGAACACTCGCGGTATTTAAAATTAGATGGAGCTGCTGTAAAAGCACTTAACATTGAACCACGTGCCGATACTGCTTCTGCATTGAATGGAAATGCACCTACGAGTATTTTAACACTTTTAGATAAATGTAGAACACCACAAGGTCATAGGCTTCTGGCACAATGGATCAGACAGCCTCTGAAAGATTTATCTCTCATTAAAGAGAGACATGACATAGTTGAAGCATTGGTAAATGACAACGAATTGCGATCTGGACTTAGTGATGATCATTTAAGACGTATACCAGATTTACAGAtactttcaaaaaaattatCCAGAAAGAAAGCAACTTTACAAGATTGTTACaa AATTTATAATAGTGTATCAGATCTACCAAGATTAGTAGAAAAATTATCTAGTGTAAATACAGTAGCTTTAAAAACTATGTTTACCGATTCATTAACAGAACTTATTAATGATATGGATAAGTATCAACAGATGGCTGAACAGACAATTGATTTGGAAGCTGCTGAGAAAGGAGACTTTTTAGTGCGACCAGAGTTTGATGATGAATTAAAAG AATTAAAAAGTACTATGgatgaaatagaagaaaaaattaaagcaCAATTAGGTAAAGTTGCTGCAGATCTCTCAATTGAAGCTGGGAAAACGGTAAAATTGGAATCCAATCAGCAACTTGGCTACTATTTTCGTGTAAcattgaaagaagaaaaggtATTAAGGAATAAAAAACAGTACACTATTTTGGATTCAAATAAAGGTGGTGTACGATTTCGAAGCAATAAACTCATTGATTTAAACGACGATTACATTGCATGCAGAGACAAGTATACGGCAGAACAGAAAAAAGTTGTAGCAGAAATAATGGAGATTGCAG CTGGCTACAGTGGACCTATAAAAATGATTGGAAATGTGTTGGCTTCCCTCGATGTACTTACTGCTTTTGCTTCTGCTGCTGTAAGTGCAAATAGACCTTATGTCCGCCCCGATATGCTACCTAGTGAAACGGGTGAATTAAATCTTGTCCAAGTTCGACATCCGTGCTTAGAAGTTCAAGAAGGGGTAGATTATATAGCTAAtgatgttaattttaaaagag gAGAATACCATTTCTGTATAATAACTGGTCCTAATATGGGAGGTAAAAGCACATACATAAGATCTGTTGGTGTCGCCGCGCTAATGGCACATATTGGAAGTTTTGTTCCCTGTGACGAAGCAAAAATATCATTACTGGATTGTATATTAGCCCGTGTAGGTGCTGATGATTCACAATTAAAAGGACTTTCCACATTCATGATGGAAATGATCGAAACTGCTGCTATACTAAAG ACAGCTACTTCTAACTCTCTTGTATTAATTGATGAGCTAGGAAGAGGTACATCAACTTACGAAGGTTGTGGTATAGCGTGGTCAATTGCTGA GTACTTAGCAAAAAGTATAAAATGCTACTGTCTTTTTGCAAcacatttccatgaaattactAAATTGGAAGATGAAATAACCGCTGTTAAGAACCAACATGTTACTGCTCTTGTTGACAATAATAAGCTaactttattatacaaaataaaaccaGGCGTCTGCGATCAAAGCTTCGGAATACATGTTGCAAAAATGGCTAATTTTCCACCAGAAATCATTGAG TTCGCTAAGCAGAAACAAACTGAACTTGAAGATTACCAGGGTTCAGTTTTTGAAGGCTCTGATAATCCAcaagagaaacaaaaaattattaag GAAGCTGAAGAActtattaaaggatttattaaTAAGTGCAGAACATTAGATAAAACTTTATCTGATGAAGAGTTGAAAAACAAAATCTCAACATACAAAGAAGAAGTTCTTTCTCACAAAAATCCTTATATAGACGCACTACTTGTTGCTTCATGA